A window from Salvia miltiorrhiza cultivar Shanhuang (shh) chromosome 2, IMPLAD_Smil_shh, whole genome shotgun sequence encodes these proteins:
- the LOC131010082 gene encoding uncharacterized protein LOC131010082, which translates to MADQKSWFFFSSMDCSDAILETPAAAYELLFKSAVAIPLPHYLAAALFCFAVVLYNFLEFHFLQDLLTGFRGGPVFLTYNASSDIYHGVVSKCRTLHGRYLATLWLSSPHFQTSFLNFFGRPPVFTYRRQMFHASDGGTFALDWLLHSDVSGVAVQNDNVLAKDDATPIVIMIPGLTSDSASPYMKHLVFGTAKNGLNVVVSNHRGLGGVSITTDCFYNAGWTEDVREVINHLHKEYSAAPLFVVGTSIGANILVKYLGEDGENVPIAGAAAVCSPWDLLIGSRFISRRLIQKLYDRALTIGLQGYAQLHETRYTRLANWEGIIKSRTVRDFDTHATCLVGEYETVDTYYRRCSSSAFIGRVSVPLLCISALDDPVCTVEAIPWDECRANKNVVLATTLHGGHLAFFEGITGSRLWWVRAVNEFLGVLLSSPYMHKQNKVESVGPHSPLMQTSIDQGPYLNVADGMVAAMGNEHTDGEETSEEIKDRDHQTDQTVSVTDSHVFDGRKSDIATNDAQTSEDNAGLKGSGIVRRCLHQLSRQSNKSIWLLAYIAIMSSWPLVGAALGYLYRRKLMKGLPGRGPK; encoded by the exons ATGGCTGATCAAAAGTCGTGGTTTTTTTTCAGCTCTATGGATTGCTCCGATGCAATTCTTGAAACTCCAGCAGCTGCTTACGAGCTGCTCTTCAAGTCGGCCGTCGCGATACCCTTGCCGCATTATTTAGCGGCGGCCCTTTTCTGTTTTGCTGTCGTCTTGTACAATTTCTTGGAATTTCATTTTCTTCAAGATCTTCTCACTGGATTTCGCGGGGGCCCCGTTTTCTTGACGTACAATGCGAGCTCCGACATTTATCATGGGGTTGTGTCGAAGTGTCGGACGCTTCATGGGAG GTACTTGGCTACACTGTGGCTCTCGAGTCCACATTTCCAAACTTCTTTTCTAAACTTCTTTGGGAGGCCACCAGTGTTCACCTATAGAAG GCAGATGTTTCATGCATCTGACGGTGGGACTTTTGCTCTGGATTGGCTGTTGCATTCTGATG TTTCTGGAGTAGCTGTTCAAAATGATAATGTCCTTGCAAAGGATGATGCAACTCCTATTGTTATTATGATTCCTGGACTAACAAGTGATTCAGCTTCTCCT TACATGAAACATCTTGTCTTTGGTACCGCCAAAAATGGATTGAATGTGGTTGTAAGCAATCATCGAGGACTGGGTGGTGTCTCAATTACT ACTGATTGCTTTTATAATGCTGGATGGACCGAAGATGTACGTGAAGTTATTAACCACTTACATAAAGAGTATTCTGCAGCTCCATTGTTTGTAGTGGGAACAAGTATCGGTGCAAACATTCTG GTAAAATATCTTGGAGAGGACGGAGAAAATGTTCCAATTGCAGGTGCTGCAGCAGTTTGCTCTCCTTGGGATCTCTTG ATTGGTTCCAGGTTTATATCTCGAAGGCTTATTCAAAAGTTATACGACAGAGCTCTTACTATTGGTCTTCAAGGCTATGCGCAGCT ACATGAAACTCGATATACTCGTCTTGCTAATTGGGAGGGTATAATAAAG TCACGTACCGTTCGGGATTTTGATACCCATGCCACCTGCCTTGTTGGGGAATACGAG ACTGTGGATACATACTATAGACGCTGTAGTAGTTCTGCTTTTATCGGAAGAGTATCAGTTCCGTTGCTCTGCATAAGTGCGTTGGATGATCCAGTCTGCACCGTAGAAGCCATTCCTTGGGATGAATGCCG AGCAAATAAAAATGTAGTCTTAGCTACAACTCTTCACGGTGGACATCTCGCATTCTTTGAAGGCATAACTGGATCTCGCCTGTG GTGGGTGAGAGCAGTTAATGAATTTCTCGGAGTTTTACTCTCGAGTCCATACATGCACAAACAGAACAAG GTGGAAAGTGTCGGGCCTCATTCTCCTCTTATGCAAACTTCGATCGATCAAGGCCCCTACCTCAACGTAGCTGATGGAATGGTGGCTGCAATGGGGAATGAGCACACAGATGGCGAGGAGACATCCGAAGAGATCAAAGATCGCGATCATCAGACTGATCAAACAGTTTCAGTTACAGACAGCCATGTCTTTGATGGAAGGAAATCCGATATTGCTACCAACGATGCTCAAACCTCCGAAGACAATGCTGGTTTGAAGGGCTCAGGGATCGTTCGAAGATGCTTGCACCAACTTTCGCGACAAAGCAACAAATCCATCTGGCTGCTTGCTTATATAGCCATCATGTCATCCTGGCCTCTAGTCGGAGCTGCACTCGGTTATCTCTATAGAAGGAAGTTGATGAAAGGCTTACCGGGAAGAGGACCAAAATGA
- the LOC131010083 gene encoding sucrose transport protein-like gives MTVQDENVGPSSLEIQQSGQAKAPMKVVIVVAAIAAGVQFGWALQLSLLTPYVQLLGVPHTWAAFVWLCGPISGLLVQPIAGYYSDNCTSRFGRRRPFIAGGAILVAIAVFLIGFAADIGVASGDPTGKAPKPRATAVFVVGFWILDVANNTLQGPCRALLADLSGGEARRMSTSNALFSFFMAVGNVLGYAAGSYTHLYKILPFSKTEACDVYCANLKVCFMIAIAILLIITILALVFVRETPQEAAEPDPAKKGQIPVFGELFGALKELPRPMWIVMLVTAFNWVAWFPFLLFDTDWMGREVYGGKVGEGTLYDQGVRAGALGLMINSVVLGFASLGVQFLAKGYVGVKKIWGGANFILAIGMALTVIVTKAAQNSRHYGPDGALQPPESGVKIGALAVFAFLGIPLSVTFSIPFAMASIFSSDSGSGQGLSLGLLNLAIVVPQMFVSVLSGPWDALFGGGNLPAFVVGAVSAAVSGVLALTMLPSPPADAMENQGLTAGGPH, from the exons ATGACGGTTCAAGATGAAAACGTGGGTCCATCTTCTCTAGAGATACAGCAATCGGGGCAGGCGAAGGCGCCGATGAAAGTAGTAATTGTGGTGGCGGCGATAGCGGCGGGAGTGCAATTCGGGTGGGCCCTACAGCTGTCCCTGCTAACCCCATACGTGCAGCTGCTGGGAGTTCCCCACACGTGGGCTGCCTTCGTGTGGCTGTGCGGCCCCATCTCCGGTTTGCTGGTGCAGCCCATCGCCGGCTACTACAGCGACAACTGCACCTCCCGCTTTGGGCGCCGCCGCCCCTTCATCGCTGGCGGAGCGATCCTCGTTGCGATAGCCGTCTTCCTCATCGGTTTCGCCGCCGACATCGGTGTCGCCAGCGGCGATCCTACCGGCAAGGCTCCGAAGCCAAGGGCCACCGCCGTGTTCGTGGTCGGGTTCTGGATCCTCGATGTTGCGAATAACACGTTGCAG GGGCCATGTAGGGCTTTGCTGGCGGATTTATCAGGCGGAGAAGCTCGGAGAATGAGCACATCAAACGCGCTCTTCTCCTTCTTCATGGCGGTGGGGAACGTCCTCGGGTACGCGGCCGGCTCCTACACTCACCTCTACAAAATCTTGCCCTTCTCGAAAACGGAGGCGTGCGACGTCTACTGTGCGAATCTGAAGGTGTGCTTCATGATCGCCATCGCCATCCTGCTAATCATCACCATCCTGGCCCTGGTGTTTGTCCGCGAGACCCCTCAGGAGGCGGCGGAGCCAGATCCGGCGAAGAAGGGCCAGATCCCGGTGTTCGGGGAATTATTCGGTGCACTCAAGGAGCTCCCGAGGCCGATGTGGATCGTGATGCTGGTCACGGCATTCAACTGGGTGGCGTGGTTCCCATTCCTTCTCTTCGACACGGACTGGATGGGGAGGGAGGTCTACGGCGGCAAAGTCGGCGAGGGCACTCTCTACGACCAGGGCGTGCGCGCCGGCGCCTTGGGCCTCATGATCAACTCTGTCGTTTTGGGCTTCGCCTCGCTCGGTGTGCAGTTCTTGGCTAAGGGCTACGTCGGGGTCAAGAAGATCTGGGGCGGCGCCAATTTCATCCTTGCCATCGGCATGGCCTTGACCGTCATCGTCACCAAGGCCGCACAAAACTCGCGCCACTATGGCCCCGACGGCGCTCTCCAGCCCCCCGAATCCGGCGTCAAGATTGGAGCTTTGGCCGTCTTTGCATTCCTCGGCATTCCTCTCTCCGTCACCTTCAGCATTCCATTTGCTATGGCCTCCATTTTTTCCAGCGACTCCGGTTCAGGACAAG GCCTATCACTTGGACTTCTAAACCTTGCAATAGTTGTTCCGCAG ATGTTTGTTTCCGTCTTAAGTGGCCCCTGGGACGCCCTCTTCGGCGGCGGAAACCTACCCGCCTTTGTTGTTGGGGCCGTCTCAGCCGCCGTCAGTGGTGTTTTGGCCCTCACCATGCTCCCGTCGCCGCCTGCCGACGCCATGGAAAATCAGGGTTTGACTGCCGGAGGGCCTCACTAG